GTCCGAAGACCAGTCCCACGGCCAAGGCGACGGCGGCCAGGACCCGTACGTCCGCCCCGTCCCGTACCGCGAGGGCCGATCCGCTTCCGAAGATCAACGCGAACATGGCCGCATACGCGGCGGTGAATTCTGGGGCGCCGGTGGCGGCGAGGAGGATCAGCATGAGCAGGCCCACCGCCGCGGCGGCCGAGAGCCGTCTGATGCCCGTCGGGGTGCGGAACCTGCCCAGCACGACGTTGCGGGGATGCGGCCACTGGGCGAGGCTCGTGTGGGCGGAGTAAGCGGGGAAGAGACCGAGCACGCCGTAGACCACGGCTTTCAGCCAGAATGGCCATGCCATGTGTCCGACGGTCCAGAGCACGGCCGCCGCGGCTGGCGTCCACAGCAGCACGCTGAGCGCGGCGGTGACGTAGCGCGGGGCGCGCGGCCCGCCCACCGGCCACAGTTCGTGCACGACCAGGTCCACACCCGAGAGCGTCCTGCCTTCCTCCACACCCGGAAGCGCCTTTCCCTCGCCATCGCGGCGGCGCTTGTCGTGGAGGTACGCGGCGAGGGTGGCGAGGGTGCGGCGGGTGGGTTCGCGGCGGTTGGCGACGGCGGGTCGGCTGAGCAGTTCCTCGACGAACCGCCCCACAGTCACGGGTGGTGTGTCGTCGGACCATCCGGAGGCTGTGAGGTCGGAGAGGTCCCGCGCGTACCCGTCACCGGACTTCTTGTCGTAGATGATGACCGCCATGGCCAGTCGCCAGGGCAGGCTGAGGTATTGGGCGAGACGGCCGTTGGCGTCCTTCTCCAGATGGGAGAGGACGTCCGCCCAGCGCTCTTCGTCCGCGACGCTCTTGATGTGGCGCTGCACCTGCTTCGGGCTGAGCCGGAGCATCTGGACGGCGACGGTGTCCGCCAGCCGTACTCCTCGGCTGACGAGTCTGTCGTGGGTGTCGGTCCTGCAGGTGAGCACGAACGGGATCGGCTTGTCGAAGCGCTGGGCCTCGTTGAGCTGTTCGACCACTGCGGCGGCGCGGGTCGGGAACGGCGTGTGCGGGGGGTCCATCTCGTCGAGGCCGTCCAGCAGCGGCAGAACGAGTCCGCGGGTCACCAGGTCGTGGGCCTGGGTCAACGGTATCCGGGTGTCCCGGGAAATCTCCTCCGCCATCCAGGCGGACAGTTTCCGCGAGGTGTCCCACCGCGAGAGTGAGAACCTCCACGCGACAAGTCCCCCGGGCGCGCGCTCGTCCAGCATCTGCAGGAGCAGATGGACGAGGAGGACGGTCTTGCCCGATCCGCCCTCGCCGAGGAACAGCAGACGTTCGTGCTCGCAGCCGCGGTAGTAGGAGGCGATTTCGGTCAGCCGGCTGGTGCCGCTTCCCCGCGGATGGCCCGCCGAGTCCCGTAACCGCCGGAACAGCAG
Above is a window of Streptomyces sp. NBC_00490 DNA encoding:
- a CDS encoding NACHT domain-containing protein; translated protein: MHDYRQAFTARAAATFAVAGLLMMSLAALIAQTFYGWSPPHIGRPVCAATAILAAAALAALHAVRVLSATGEAQDLSAPALADRLAEICVARERHQFGQMVETGAPMDLLFRRLRDSAGHPRGSGTSRLTEIASYYRGCEHERLLFLGEGGSGKTVLLVHLLLQMLDERAPGGLVAWRFSLSRWDTSRKLSAWMAEEISRDTRIPLTQAHDLVTRGLVLPLLDGLDEMDPPHTPFPTRAAAVVEQLNEAQRFDKPIPFVLTCRTDTHDRLVSRGVRLADTVAVQMLRLSPKQVQRHIKSVADEERWADVLSHLEKDANGRLAQYLSLPWRLAMAVIIYDKKSGDGYARDLSDLTASGWSDDTPPVTVGRFVEELLSRPAVANRREPTRRTLATLAAYLHDKRRRDGEGKALPGVEEGRTLSGVDLVVHELWPVGGPRAPRYVTAALSVLLWTPAAAAVLWTVGHMAWPFWLKAVVYGVLGLFPAYSAHTSLAQWPHPRNVVLGRFRTPTGIRRLSAAAAVGLLMLILLAATGAPEFTAAYAAMFALIFGSGSALAVRDGADVRVLAAVALAVGLVFGLATCLALGSLGPAGGMLVGTGGGGLALVLAVRAALRGGAEPRHVRNPVFEDFIANDILTACVSGSVLAAITAVLLWFLPLPASALQVALVSVAAGFSLGFGFVADAWRRHIALLICCRGALAPRLAHVLAQAHDAGLLRRAGIAYQFRHLDLRDHFAALSAELTGHRAGGRGARSGPPAPSAKER